A window of the Clupea harengus chromosome 8, Ch_v2.0.2, whole genome shotgun sequence genome harbors these coding sequences:
- the prkrip1 gene encoding PRKR-interacting protein 1 homolog yields the protein MAANAKTGKPGKPGKESQPLIIAKTPAEEQRLKLERLMRNPDKPAPIPERPKDWNPRAPPEFVRDVMGSSAGAGSGEFHVYRHLRRREYQRQDHLDRMSDRQKLDDDYLDKVKENQQAAVDRTSKRRKKREKLKQKKQMAKKAKQDKTEGSEDDSSSSDNEAEVEEADDDAEVPSFVMGKK from the exons ATGGCGGCAAACGCTAAAACTGGAAAGCCAGGGAAACCTGGAAAGGAATCCCAACCTCTGATAATAGCTAAAACTCCTGCAGAGGAACAACGTCTGAAATTGGAAAGACTGATGCGCAATCCT gatAAACCTGCACCTATCCCAGAGAGGCCAAAAGACTGGAATCCTCGCGCTCCTCCAGAATTTGTTCGGGATGTGATGG GCTCCAGCGCAGGCGCGGGCAGTGGAGAGTTTCATGTGTACAGACATTTGCGCCGAAGAGAATACCAGAGACAAGATCACCTGGACCGAATGTCCGACAGG CAAAAACTGGATGATGATTATCTGGACAAAGTAAAGGAAAACCAACAAGCTGCAGTGGACAGAACGTCTAAGCGCAGGAAGAAAAG GGAAAAGCTTAAACAGAAGAAACAGATGGCAAAGAAAGCTAAACAAGACAAAACTGAAG GTTCAGAGGACGACTCCTCCTCCAGTGACAATGAAGCGGAAGTGGAGGAGGCAGATGATGATGCAGAAGTTCCCAGCTTTGTCATGGGGAAGAAGTGA